A genomic segment from Parcubacteria group bacterium encodes:
- a CDS encoding LAGLIDADG family homing endonuclease, translating to MSNNVASADNQQGSRSESIGIDPSETTRRAPHSEKEIEAYLLGALHDATFSSNKRFRFSQKGTDWLKFLKSLLKKIGYNSWIYKEGKDRSVYVLETLASFLDFKFNPLKFNSSGEKICYIKGFFDAEGGIPKNNKRFYIQLVQSNKKKLQRIKIILEELEIKTGKIHNPSVKVDPEYWRMYVLAKSQKRFAEIINSCHPRKIEIFRKRMKI from the coding sequence ATGAGTAATAATGTTGCAAGTGCAGACAATCAGCAGGGAAGTCGTTCCGAATCAATCGGGATTGACCCCTCAGAGACTACACGTCGAGCGCCTCATTCTGAAAAAGAAATCGAAGCTTATTTATTGGGAGCCTTGCATGATGCTACATTTAGTAGCAACAAGAGATTTAGATTCTCTCAAAAAGGCACCGATTGGCTTAAATTTCTCAAATCTTTGCTGAAAAAAATTGGCTATAATTCCTGGATTTACAAAGAAGGGAAGGATAGATCAGTTTATGTTTTGGAAACGCTGGCATCATTTCTTGATTTCAAATTTAATCCGCTAAAATTTAATTCTAGCGGAGAAAAGATTTGTTATATTAAAGGATTTTTTGATGCTGAAGGCGGAATTCCAAAAAATAATAAACGATTTTACATCCAATTAGTTCAATCTAATAAGAAAAAATTGCAAAGAATAAAAATTATTTTAGAGGAATTGGAAATAAAAACAGGGAAAATACATAATCCAAGCGTGAAGGTTGATCCTGAATATTGGAGAATGTACGTTTTAGCAAAATCTCAAAAAAGATTTGCTGAAATAATAAATTCCTGCCATCCTCGAAAAATAGAAATTTTCAGAAAAAGGATGAAGATATAG